One region of Intestinimonas massiliensis (ex Afouda et al. 2020) genomic DNA includes:
- a CDS encoding ABC transporter ATP-binding protein, with the protein MPVLEVEGLSISFTQYDKGVRQRSLPVIRDLDLTIRPGQVMAVVGSSGSGKSLLAHGILGILPYNARQSGSIRYRGEPLTPRRAEELRGREIVLIPQSVGYLDPLMQVGPQIRKGRRDPASRARSREILGRYHLGSEVEALYPFELSGGMTRRVLISTAVVEAPSLVIADEPTPGLDPRSLHHIMDHFREIADSGAGLLLITHDLEAALAIADRVAVFYAGETIEEAPASDFAAEETLRHPYTRALWRAMPQHGFQPIPGAQPYPGAAPRGCPFLPRCPRRTAECGSAVPYRPVEGGFVRCLHPERGAEA; encoded by the coding sequence ATGCCGGTCTTGGAGGTGGAAGGGCTGTCCATCTCCTTTACCCAGTACGACAAGGGTGTTCGGCAGCGGAGCCTCCCCGTCATCCGGGACCTGGACCTGACCATCCGGCCGGGCCAGGTGATGGCGGTGGTGGGCTCCAGCGGCTCGGGCAAAAGCCTGCTGGCCCATGGCATCCTGGGCATCCTGCCCTACAACGCCCGCCAGTCGGGCAGCATCCGCTACCGGGGCGAGCCCCTGACGCCCCGGCGGGCGGAGGAGCTGCGGGGCCGGGAGATCGTCCTCATCCCCCAGTCGGTGGGCTATCTGGACCCCCTGATGCAGGTGGGGCCCCAGATCCGCAAGGGGCGGCGGGACCCGGCCTCCCGGGCGCGGAGCCGGGAGATCCTGGGCCGCTATCACCTGGGGAGCGAGGTGGAGGCGCTCTATCCCTTCGAGCTCTCCGGCGGTATGACCCGGCGGGTGCTCATCTCCACCGCCGTGGTGGAGGCCCCTTCTCTGGTTATCGCCGACGAGCCCACGCCGGGTCTGGACCCCCGGTCTCTGCACCATATCATGGACCACTTTCGGGAGATTGCCGACAGCGGGGCGGGGCTGCTGCTTATCACGCACGATCTGGAGGCCGCCCTGGCCATTGCCGACCGGGTGGCGGTCTTTTACGCGGGGGAGACCATCGAGGAGGCCCCGGCCTCGGATTTCGCGGCGGAGGAGACCCTCCGCCACCCCTATACTCGGGCCCTGTGGCGGGCCATGCCCCAGCACGGCTTTCAGCCCATCCCCGGGGCCCAGCCCTACCCGGGCGCGGCGCCGCGGGGCTGCCCGTTTTTGCCCCGATGCCCCCGCCGGACGGCGGAGTGCGGAAGTGCGGTGCCCTACCGGCCGGTGGAGGGCGGCTTTGTCCGCTGCCTCCACCCGGAGAGGGGGGCGGAGGCATGA
- a CDS encoding ABC transporter permease — protein MSHFNRRKRTVALLCLCAVLLTAVAAAGLLLAGEAMTTDFSRKNLPPCAGHLFGTDWMGRDMLARTLTGLSLSIRIGVLTAAVSAVVALILGTAAATLGRWVDAAVSWLIDLVMGIPHILLVMLISLACGKGFAGVVAGVALSHWTSLARVLRGEVLQLREAPYVRVAEKLGRSRLQIVRRHLLPHLLPQFLTGLILQFPHAILHEASITFLGFGLSPEQPAIGVILSESMRYLTTGKWWLALFPGLALVGTVVLFAVMGEHLRRLLDPASLHE, from the coding sequence ATGAGCCATTTCAACCGGCGAAAGCGCACGGTGGCCCTGCTGTGCCTCTGCGCCGTACTCCTGACTGCCGTGGCGGCGGCGGGGCTGCTGCTGGCCGGAGAGGCTATGACCACCGACTTTTCCCGCAAGAACCTGCCCCCCTGCGCCGGGCACCTCTTCGGCACCGACTGGATGGGGCGGGACATGCTCGCCCGCACCCTCACCGGGCTGTCCCTCAGTATCCGGATCGGGGTGCTTACGGCGGCGGTCAGCGCCGTGGTGGCCCTGATCCTGGGGACGGCTGCCGCCACTCTGGGCCGGTGGGTGGACGCCGCCGTCTCCTGGCTCATCGACCTGGTGATGGGTATTCCCCACATCCTGCTGGTGATGCTCATCTCCCTGGCCTGCGGCAAGGGCTTCGCCGGCGTGGTGGCCGGCGTGGCCCTCAGCCACTGGACCTCCCTGGCCCGGGTCCTCCGGGGGGAGGTGCTCCAGCTCCGGGAGGCTCCCTACGTCCGGGTGGCAGAAAAGCTGGGCCGCAGCAGACTCCAGATTGTCCGGCGGCATCTGCTGCCCCACCTGCTGCCCCAGTTCCTCACCGGACTCATTTTGCAGTTTCCGCACGCCATTCTCCACGAGGCCAGCATCACCTTTCTGGGCTTCGGTCTGTCGCCGGAGCAGCCCGCCATCGGGGTCATCCTGTCGGAGAGCATGCGCTACCTCACCACCGGCAAGTGGTGGCTGGCCCTGTTTCCCGGCCTGGCTCTGGTGGGGACGGTGGTGCTCTTCGCCGTGATGGGGGAGCATCTCCGCCGCCTGCTGGACCCGGCCAGCCTGCATGAATAG
- a CDS encoding ABC transporter permease: MKHRLQFAGKKLLRMALLLLGVSLTAFLLMSASPLDPLRTNVGQAALGAMSPEQIAKLEDYWGVNTPPVERYLGWLSDFVRGDLGTSLLYRQPVTRVVGQRLQNSLWLMAAAWVLSGVLGLALGVIAGACRGRLPDRLIRGYCLLISSTPAFWLALLLLMIFSVWLGVLPIGLSVPIGTDAAAVTLADRLRHAVLPALTLSITGVAGIALHTREKMCDVMESDYVLFARARGESRAAIVLRHGLRNVALPALTLQFASISEIFGGSVLVEQVFSYPGLGQCAVTAGLGSDLPLLLGITVVSAAIVFGGNLAADLLYGVVDPKIRRGAART, from the coding sequence ATGAAGCACCGGCTGCAATTCGCGGGGAAGAAGCTGCTGCGTATGGCGCTGCTCCTGCTGGGGGTGAGCCTGACGGCCTTCCTGCTCATGTCTGCCTCTCCGCTGGACCCGCTCCGGACCAACGTGGGACAGGCCGCGCTGGGGGCCATGAGCCCCGAGCAGATTGCCAAGCTGGAGGACTACTGGGGGGTGAACACTCCGCCGGTGGAGCGCTACCTGGGCTGGCTGTCCGATTTCGTTCGCGGGGACCTGGGCACTTCGCTGCTCTACCGCCAGCCGGTGACCCGGGTGGTGGGCCAGCGGCTGCAAAATTCCCTGTGGCTGATGGCGGCGGCCTGGGTGTTGTCCGGTGTGCTGGGCCTGGCTCTGGGCGTGATCGCGGGGGCCTGCCGGGGCAGGCTGCCGGACAGGCTCATCCGGGGCTACTGCCTGCTGATCTCCAGCACCCCCGCCTTTTGGCTGGCCCTGCTGCTTCTGATGATCTTTTCGGTCTGGCTGGGGGTGCTGCCCATCGGTCTGTCCGTCCCCATCGGAACGGACGCCGCCGCCGTGACCCTGGCCGACCGGCTGCGCCACGCCGTTCTGCCCGCCCTCACCCTCAGCATCACCGGCGTGGCCGGCATCGCCCTGCACACTCGGGAAAAGATGTGCGATGTTATGGAGTCGGACTATGTCCTCTTTGCCCGGGCGCGGGGGGAGAGCAGGGCCGCCATCGTCCTGCGGCACGGCCTGCGGAATGTGGCCCTGCCCGCCCTCACCCTGCAATTCGCCTCCATCAGTGAGATCTTTGGCGGCTCCGTGCTGGTGGAGCAGGTCTTTTCCTACCCCGGCCTGGGCCAGTGTGCCGTGACGGCGGGGTTGGGCAGCGACCTGCCCCTGCTGCTGGGCATTACGGTGGTCAGCGCCGCCATCGTGTTCGGCGGCAATCTTGCGGCCGACCTGCTCTACGGGGTGGTGGACCCCAAGATCCGAAGGGGGGCAGCCCGGACATGA
- a CDS encoding ABC transporter substrate-binding protein, with protein sequence MKRICSLVLSGLLAVSALTGCQSGGASPSGIQPAPSQTGEEKDAVVIVMNMESEPEAGFDPAYGWGAGEHVHEPLIQSTLTVTNPDLTIGYDLATDCAVSDDGLTWTVRIRNDVTFTDGEPLTAADVAFTYNTVKASSSVNDFTMLASAEPVDDTTVRFHMTRPYSIWPYTMAIVGIVPEHAYDAASYGQAPIGSGRYILKQWDKGQQVIFEANPDYYGEAPKMKKVTVLFMEEDAAFLAVKAGQADLVYTSATYADQAPAGYSLLSCESVDNRGINLPAAPAGDGVGNDLTADVLVRRAINLGVDRQEMIDNVLNGYGTPAYSVCDKLPWYNPASQVEYDPDAAAALLDEAGWRMADGGVRVKDGVRAELNLLYPSSDSVRQALAADLANQLGELGIAASIEGVGWDTAYDRARSEPLMWGWGAHTPMELYNIYHTIGDTGSAEYSPYASAAVDAYMDEALACGDLEESYTLWQKAQWDGVTGVTGEGDCPWVWLVNVNHLYWVRDGLQVAAQKIHPHGHGWSIANNVDAWSWA encoded by the coding sequence TTGAAGAGAATTTGCAGTCTTGTATTATCCGGTTTGTTGGCGGTCTCCGCCCTGACCGGCTGTCAGAGCGGGGGGGCGTCCCCTTCCGGCATCCAGCCCGCCCCCTCCCAAACGGGGGAGGAGAAGGACGCGGTGGTCATCGTGATGAACATGGAGTCAGAGCCCGAGGCGGGCTTTGACCCGGCCTACGGGTGGGGAGCGGGGGAGCACGTCCATGAGCCCCTGATCCAATCCACCCTCACCGTTACCAATCCCGACCTGACCATCGGCTACGACCTGGCCACCGACTGCGCCGTCAGCGACGACGGCCTGACCTGGACGGTGCGGATCCGGAACGACGTGACCTTTACCGACGGGGAGCCCCTCACCGCCGCCGACGTGGCCTTTACCTACAACACAGTGAAGGCGTCCAGCTCAGTCAACGATTTTACCATGCTCGCCTCTGCCGAGCCGGTGGACGACACCACGGTGCGGTTCCATATGACCAGGCCCTACTCCATCTGGCCCTACACCATGGCCATCGTGGGCATCGTGCCCGAACACGCCTATGACGCCGCCTCTTACGGCCAGGCCCCCATCGGCTCCGGCCGGTACATCCTGAAGCAGTGGGACAAGGGCCAGCAGGTCATCTTCGAGGCCAACCCCGACTACTACGGCGAGGCCCCGAAAATGAAAAAGGTCACCGTCCTCTTCATGGAGGAAGACGCCGCCTTCCTGGCGGTGAAGGCGGGGCAGGCCGATCTGGTTTACACCTCCGCCACCTACGCCGATCAGGCCCCGGCGGGCTACAGCCTGCTCTCCTGCGAGAGTGTGGACAACCGGGGGATCAACCTGCCCGCCGCCCCCGCCGGAGACGGCGTGGGCAACGACCTGACCGCCGACGTGCTGGTCCGCCGGGCCATCAACCTGGGTGTAGACCGGCAGGAGATGATCGACAACGTTCTGAACGGCTATGGCACCCCGGCCTACAGCGTCTGCGACAAGCTGCCCTGGTATAACCCCGCCTCCCAGGTGGAGTACGACCCCGACGCGGCGGCGGCCCTGCTGGACGAAGCGGGCTGGCGCATGGCGGACGGCGGTGTTCGGGTCAAGGACGGCGTCCGGGCGGAGCTGAACCTCCTGTATCCCAGCAGCGATTCTGTCCGGCAGGCCCTGGCGGCCGACCTGGCCAATCAGCTCGGGGAGCTGGGCATCGCGGCCTCCATCGAGGGGGTGGGCTGGGACACCGCCTATGACCGGGCCCGGTCCGAGCCCCTGATGTGGGGCTGGGGGGCCCACACCCCCATGGAGCTCTATAACATCTATCACACCATCGGGGACACGGGTTCTGCGGAGTATTCCCCCTACGCCAGCGCGGCGGTGGACGCTTATATGGACGAGGCCCTGGCCTGCGGCGATTTGGAGGAGTCCTACACTCTGTGGCAGAAGGCCCAGTGGGACGGCGTCACCGGCGTCACCGGTGAAGGGGACTGCCCCTGGGTGTGGCTGGTCAACGTCAACCACCTGTACTGGGTCCGGGACGGTCTGCAGGTGGCGGCGCAGAAGATCCATCCCCACGGCCACGGCTGGTCCATCGCCAACAACGTGGACGCCTGGTCCTGGGCCTGA
- the larC gene encoding nickel pincer cofactor biosynthesis protein LarC: protein MKTLYLECNMGAAGDMLMAALYELLDDQAGFLRTMNGLGLPGVAVEAQAASTCGIAGTHMVVTVCGEEEESHDEGHSHHAHAHEHVHAHAHDHAHCHDHTHEGPGHSHDHGHGGHHHAALTDIRGHIAALPLPQAVRDRAVSVYDRLAAAEARAHGCPVDQVHFHEVGALDAVADVAGVCYALSLLRPERIVVSPVHVGSGMVRCAHGMVPVPAPATAALLEGVPCWGGGIQGELCTPTGAALLTEFADSFGPMPVLSIQKTGYGVGKKEFGRANCVRAFLGEMVESAGPNGEIVELVCNLDDMTPEALAFACARILELGALDVYTLPGQMKKGRPGWVLTALCEPDRECQVAAAILKHTATNGLRARRCVKYFLAPRTERAETRWGSVRVKRAEGLGIVHAKPEYDDVAAVAREHGLSFEAVWKEVLSQL, encoded by the coding sequence ATGAAGACTTTGTATTTGGAGTGCAACATGGGGGCGGCCGGGGACATGCTGATGGCGGCGCTCTATGAACTGCTGGACGATCAGGCGGGCTTCCTCCGCACCATGAACGGCCTGGGGCTGCCCGGTGTGGCAGTGGAGGCCCAGGCGGCGTCCACCTGTGGCATCGCAGGCACGCATATGGTTGTGACGGTCTGCGGGGAAGAGGAGGAGAGCCATGACGAGGGGCATTCCCACCACGCCCATGCACACGAGCATGTTCACGCGCACGCTCACGACCATGCCCACTGCCATGACCATACCCACGAGGGGCCGGGGCATTCTCATGACCACGGCCATGGGGGCCACCACCACGCGGCTTTGACCGATATCCGGGGCCACATCGCCGCCCTGCCCCTGCCCCAGGCGGTGCGGGACCGGGCAGTGAGCGTCTACGACCGGCTTGCCGCAGCCGAGGCCCGGGCCCACGGCTGCCCGGTGGACCAGGTCCACTTCCACGAGGTGGGGGCCCTGGACGCGGTGGCCGACGTTGCAGGCGTGTGCTACGCGCTCTCCCTTCTGAGGCCCGAGCGCATCGTGGTCTCCCCCGTCCATGTGGGCAGCGGCATGGTCCGCTGCGCCCATGGCATGGTGCCGGTGCCCGCCCCCGCCACAGCCGCCCTGCTGGAGGGCGTACCCTGCTGGGGCGGGGGGATTCAGGGCGAGCTGTGCACCCCCACAGGGGCGGCCCTGCTCACGGAATTTGCCGATTCCTTTGGGCCCATGCCCGTTCTGTCCATCCAAAAGACCGGCTACGGCGTGGGGAAAAAGGAGTTTGGCCGCGCCAACTGTGTCCGGGCCTTTCTGGGGGAGATGGTGGAGTCCGCCGGCCCCAACGGGGAGATCGTGGAGCTGGTGTGCAACCTGGACGACATGACGCCGGAGGCCCTGGCCTTTGCCTGCGCCCGTATTCTGGAGCTGGGGGCTCTGGACGTGTATACCCTCCCCGGCCAGATGAAAAAGGGGCGGCCCGGCTGGGTGCTCACCGCCCTGTGCGAGCCCGACCGGGAGTGCCAGGTGGCGGCGGCCATCCTGAAGCACACCGCCACCAACGGTCTGCGGGCCCGACGCTGCGTCAAGTATTTCCTGGCGCCCCGGACGGAACGCGCGGAGACCCGATGGGGGAGCGTCCGGGTCAAGCGGGCGGAGGGCCTCGGCATTGTCCACGCCAAGCCGGAGTACGACGACGTGGCCGCCGTCGCCCGGGAACATGGCCTGTCCTTTGAAGCGGTATGGAAAGAAGTCTTATCTCAATTATAA
- the larB gene encoding nickel pincer cofactor biosynthesis protein LarB, whose product MDNKHEILELLRAVADGTATPEDALLELKRSPFEDLGYAKVDFHRSVRQGAAEVLYGASKTAEQILGIARAMGERGCRNILITRMDAEKAAIVSAGVELEYHPEARLGIAFPGDRPALGSIVVCTGGTSDMPVAEEAALTAEAMGNHVTRLYDVGVAGLHRLLSSLDVLMRARCVVAVAGMEGALASVVGGLVDCPVVAVPTSVGYGASFGGLSALLAMLNSCASGCSVVNIDNGFGAGYLASMINQMEGLKAD is encoded by the coding sequence ATGGACAACAAGCATGAGATCCTGGAGCTGCTGCGGGCGGTAGCGGATGGAACGGCCACTCCGGAGGACGCGCTGCTGGAGCTGAAGCGCTCTCCCTTCGAGGACCTGGGCTACGCCAAGGTGGACTTCCACCGCAGCGTCCGGCAGGGAGCGGCGGAGGTCCTCTACGGGGCCTCCAAAACGGCGGAGCAGATCCTGGGCATCGCCCGGGCCATGGGGGAGCGGGGCTGCCGCAACATCCTCATTACCCGCATGGACGCAGAGAAGGCGGCCATCGTCTCCGCAGGGGTGGAGCTGGAATACCACCCGGAGGCCAGACTGGGCATCGCCTTTCCGGGCGACCGGCCGGCGCTGGGCTCCATCGTGGTGTGTACCGGCGGGACCAGCGATATGCCGGTGGCCGAAGAGGCGGCCCTCACCGCCGAGGCCATGGGCAATCACGTCACCCGGTTGTACGACGTGGGCGTGGCCGGGCTCCACCGGCTGCTGTCCAGCCTGGACGTGCTGATGCGCGCCCGGTGCGTGGTGGCGGTGGCGGGCATGGAGGGAGCGCTGGCCTCCGTGGTGGGCGGCCTGGTGGACTGCCCCGTGGTGGCCGTTCCCACCAGCGTGGGCTACGGGGCCAGCTTCGGCGGCCTGTCTGCCCTGCTGGCCATGCTCAACTCCTGCGCCTCTGGGTGCAGCGTGGTCAACATCGACAACGGCTTCGGCGCGGGGTATCTGGCCAGCATGATCAATCAGATGGAGGGCCTGAAGGCCGACTAA
- the larE gene encoding ATP-dependent sacrificial sulfur transferase LarE produces the protein MTLQAFFQANPRAALAFSGGVDSAYLLWAGRHWGCDLTAYYVRTAFQPEFEYEDARRLAEEVGVPLRVVEADVLSVPLAAANGPDRCYHCKRALFALLWEAARRDGHTLLLDGTNASDDAGDRPGLRALRELEVRSPLRECGLTKAEIRAQSKEAGLFTWNKPAYACLATRIPTGTAITAVDLERVEAAEGALFALGFTDFRVRLLSGAARIQLPADQWDRASEQREAIRKALSPRFDAVLLDLETR, from the coding sequence ATGACGCTGCAAGCCTTTTTCCAGGCCAACCCGCGGGCGGCCCTGGCCTTTTCCGGCGGGGTGGACTCCGCCTACCTGCTGTGGGCGGGCAGGCACTGGGGCTGTGACCTGACGGCCTACTATGTCCGCACGGCGTTCCAGCCGGAATTCGAGTACGAGGACGCCAGGCGCCTGGCGGAGGAGGTGGGGGTCCCCCTGCGGGTGGTGGAGGCGGATGTTCTATCCGTTCCCCTGGCTGCCGCCAACGGGCCGGACCGCTGCTACCACTGCAAGCGGGCCTTGTTCGCCCTGCTGTGGGAGGCGGCCCGCCGGGACGGTCACACCCTGCTGCTGGACGGCACCAACGCTTCGGACGACGCGGGGGACCGGCCGGGCCTGCGGGCCCTGCGGGAGCTGGAGGTCCGCTCTCCCCTGCGGGAGTGCGGGCTCACCAAGGCGGAGATCCGGGCACAGTCCAAGGAGGCGGGGCTCTTTACCTGGAATAAGCCCGCCTATGCCTGCTTGGCCACCCGCATCCCAACGGGCACGGCCATCACGGCCGTGGATCTGGAGCGGGTGGAGGCGGCGGAGGGGGCTCTGTTTGCCCTGGGCTTCACCGACTTCCGGGTGCGGCTGTTGAGCGGCGCGGCCCGCATCCAGCTTCCAGCCGACCAATGGGACCGGGCATCGGAGCAGCGGGAGGCCATTCGTAAGGCGCTGAGTCCCCGGTTTGACGCGGTGCTGCTGGACCTGGAGACCCGATAG
- a CDS encoding N-acetylmuramoyl-L-alanine amidase family protein, with the protein MKKPLTALLLALVLLASLRTAGAAGPNGTISVDLYDNAAGRYQSVQADVVTLTLDGAPLSGDLPALVQAGRTLVPVRLVAEALAAEVLWVQETGQVILKRGTDTVVLTLGSSQALVNGQSLPLPDGVPATVVRYQGMDRTTVPLRFVSEQLGARVDWNQAAYSALLTSPAGQAPARPALQVTDIQADANAQTVLITTNHKPDYQVLDLGDRVVVDIKGAALSSGFPGRITVDNELISAVRYADHGDDLYPDYAHTVRVVLDLRDGITYRENVTVEVRDNGVLLTTSLPDRAEPDYIPTAPIDPQRSTIVIDPGHGGGRTGAQYEGIAEKTINLSVSKRLQAILRGYGYNVVMTRTGDADVGLYERADIANAVEADLFVSLHSNAAPNYPDFSGIYTYYHPSSGRGARLAQAIQTPLTRLTGGIDRGIKSADFVVLRETEMCAVLVEMGFMTNHDELMDLIDDGYQDKLAQGIAEGIVTYLNGLR; encoded by the coding sequence ATGAAAAAGCCACTCACCGCCCTGCTGCTGGCCCTGGTCCTGCTGGCCTCTCTGCGGACTGCGGGGGCCGCCGGGCCCAACGGGACCATCTCCGTGGACCTCTACGACAATGCCGCGGGGCGCTATCAGTCCGTCCAGGCCGACGTGGTGACGCTCACCCTGGACGGCGCCCCCCTCTCCGGCGATTTGCCCGCTCTGGTGCAGGCCGGACGCACGCTGGTGCCCGTCCGTCTGGTGGCCGAAGCCCTGGCCGCCGAGGTCCTCTGGGTGCAGGAAACCGGTCAGGTGATCCTGAAGCGAGGGACGGACACGGTGGTCCTCACCCTGGGCAGCAGCCAGGCCCTGGTCAATGGACAGAGCCTCCCCCTCCCCGACGGGGTGCCCGCCACGGTGGTCCGCTACCAGGGAATGGACCGGACCACGGTCCCCCTCCGCTTCGTCTCCGAACAGTTGGGCGCCCGGGTGGACTGGAATCAGGCCGCCTATAGCGCCCTTCTCACCTCCCCCGCCGGTCAGGCCCCCGCGCGCCCCGCCCTTCAGGTCACCGACATCCAGGCCGACGCCAATGCCCAGACGGTCCTCATCACCACCAACCACAAGCCGGACTACCAGGTGCTGGACCTGGGGGACCGGGTGGTAGTGGATATAAAGGGGGCCGCCCTCTCCTCCGGCTTCCCCGGCCGAATCACGGTGGACAATGAGCTCATCTCCGCCGTCCGCTACGCCGACCACGGCGACGACCTCTATCCGGACTATGCCCATACCGTGCGGGTAGTGCTGGATCTGAGGGACGGCATCACCTATCGGGAAAATGTGACGGTGGAGGTCCGGGACAACGGCGTACTGCTCACCACTTCCCTCCCCGACCGGGCGGAGCCCGACTACATCCCCACCGCCCCCATCGACCCCCAGCGCTCCACCATCGTCATCGACCCGGGCCACGGCGGCGGACGCACCGGCGCCCAATACGAGGGCATTGCGGAAAAGACCATCAACCTGTCGGTATCCAAAAGGCTCCAGGCCATCCTCCGGGGATATGGCTACAATGTGGTGATGACCCGGACCGGAGATGCGGACGTGGGGCTCTATGAGCGGGCCGACATCGCCAACGCTGTGGAGGCCGATCTCTTCGTCTCCCTCCACTCCAACGCCGCCCCCAACTACCCGGACTTCTCCGGCATCTACACCTACTACCACCCTTCCAGCGGACGGGGCGCCCGGCTGGCACAGGCCATCCAGACTCCGCTGACCCGTCTTACGGGCGGAATCGACCGGGGCATCAAAAGCGCCGACTTCGTGGTGCTGCGGGAAACCGAGATGTGCGCGGTGCTGGTGGAGATGGGCTTCATGACCAACCATGACGAACTGATGGACCTCATCGACGACGGCTATCAGGATAAGCTGGCCCAGGGCATCGCCGAGGGCATCGTCACCTACTTAAACGGGCTTCGCTAA
- a CDS encoding SLC13 family permease produces MQAIQGKRVVPFLKREPVLTLAVVCALLSMLPVPPDRGYAAYVDLRVLCLLFCLMLVVAGTEDCGVFAVLARRLLAGRKRFRLLALILVLLPFFSSMLITNDVSLITFVPFTILVLGLIGRTRERIYLIVLQTVAANLGSMAMPVGNPQNLFLCSRFQIPMRDFFSTLLPLTLVSLAGLTAAALCTSGDPIQVEFRDVQRLEKGGQLRVMAGLFALCLLSVFRVLHYGVLTAVVIAAGLAVNRQLFRRVDYGLLATFFCFFVFSGNLGRIGAVRDWLTGLLEGHTALTAALASQVVSNVPAAVLLAGFTGDWRGLLVGTNVGGLGTPIASLASLISFRAYLRSEGSRPGRYLGVFTLANLAGLALLGLCAWAM; encoded by the coding sequence ATGCAAGCCATCCAAGGCAAACGAGTTGTCCCATTTCTCAAGCGCGAGCCGGTACTGACCCTTGCGGTAGTCTGCGCCCTGCTGTCCATGCTGCCGGTGCCGCCGGACAGGGGTTATGCCGCCTATGTGGACCTTCGGGTGCTGTGCCTGCTGTTCTGCCTGATGCTGGTGGTGGCCGGGACGGAGGACTGCGGCGTGTTCGCCGTTTTGGCCCGGCGGCTGCTGGCGGGACGCAAGCGCTTCCGCCTGCTGGCTCTGATTCTGGTGCTACTGCCCTTTTTCAGCTCCATGCTCATCACCAACGATGTCTCGCTCATCACGTTTGTGCCGTTTACTATCCTGGTGCTGGGGCTGATCGGTCGGACCCGGGAGCGCATCTATCTCATTGTCCTCCAGACCGTGGCGGCCAACCTGGGCAGCATGGCCATGCCGGTGGGCAATCCGCAGAATCTGTTTCTCTGCTCCCGATTTCAGATCCCAATGAGAGATTTCTTTTCGACCCTGCTGCCCCTGACCCTGGTGAGTCTGGCGGGGCTGACCGCCGCCGCGCTGTGCACCAGCGGCGATCCCATTCAGGTGGAGTTCCGCGACGTACAGCGGCTGGAGAAGGGGGGGCAGCTCCGGGTCATGGCGGGACTGTTTGCCCTGTGCCTGCTGTCGGTGTTCCGTGTGCTCCACTATGGCGTGCTGACGGCGGTGGTGATCGCGGCGGGACTGGCGGTCAACCGGCAGCTTTTCCGGCGGGTGGACTACGGGCTGCTGGCCACCTTTTTCTGCTTTTTTGTCTTTTCTGGGAATCTGGGCCGCATCGGAGCGGTCCGGGATTGGCTGACCGGCCTTCTGGAGGGACACACCGCCCTGACGGCCGCCCTGGCCAGCCAGGTGGTCAGCAACGTGCCGGCCGCCGTGCTGCTTGCTGGCTTTACCGGGGACTGGCGGGGCCTGCTGGTGGGGACCAACGTGGGGGGACTGGGGACCCCGATCGCTTCCCTGGCCTCTCTGATCTCCTTTCGGGCCTATCTCCGCTCGGAGGGCAGCCGTCCCGGACGGTATCTCGGGGTGTTTACCCTGGCCAATCTGGCGGGGCTGGCCCTGCTGGGCCTGTGCGCCTGGGCGATGTAA
- the metF gene encoding methylenetetrahydrofolate reductase [NAD(P)H] — translation MSIARLFQEKSVVFSCEVFPPKKTSPIETVYRTLDQLQDLRPDYISVTFGAGGSAGDNLTGRIAAAIQDQYHIPSVAHLSCVNYTRDEVAGLLDGLKAMGIENILALRGDMDPNHPPKTDFQYASQLIAFIKSRDNSFHLSGACYPEGHIESPDMVSDILNLKKKVDAGAEHLVSQLFFDNDDFYDFREKARIAGINVPIQAGIMPVLNKSQIERMVYLCGASIPKKLARMLSRYGDHPAALRDAGIAYAIDQISDLVASGVEGIHLYTMNNAGVARAIFDRVSTLFTV, via the coding sequence ATGAGCATTGCACGGCTCTTTCAGGAGAAATCTGTGGTTTTCTCCTGTGAAGTATTCCCACCGAAAAAGACCAGCCCCATTGAAACCGTCTACCGAACCCTGGATCAGCTTCAGGACCTCCGCCCCGACTACATCAGCGTCACCTTTGGAGCGGGCGGCTCCGCCGGAGACAATCTGACCGGCCGCATTGCCGCCGCCATCCAGGACCAGTACCACATCCCCTCGGTGGCCCACCTGTCCTGCGTCAACTATACCCGGGACGAGGTGGCCGGGCTGCTGGACGGTCTGAAAGCCATGGGCATTGAAAACATCCTGGCCCTGCGGGGAGACATGGACCCAAACCACCCCCCCAAGACAGATTTTCAGTACGCCAGCCAGCTCATTGCGTTCATCAAGAGCCGTGACAACAGCTTCCACCTCTCCGGGGCCTGCTATCCGGAGGGCCACATCGAGAGCCCCGACATGGTCAGCGACATCCTTAACCTGAAAAAGAAGGTGGACGCCGGGGCGGAGCATCTGGTCTCCCAGCTCTTCTTCGACAACGACGACTTTTACGATTTCCGCGAAAAGGCCCGCATCGCCGGGATCAACGTGCCCATCCAGGCGGGCATCATGCCGGTGCTCAACAAAAGCCAGATCGAGCGTATGGTCTACCTCTGCGGCGCCAGCATCCCCAAGAAGCTGGCCCGGATGCTCAGCCGCTACGGCGACCACCCGGCGGCCCTGCGGGACGCGGGCATCGCCTATGCCATTGACCAGATCTCCGATCTGGTGGCCAGCGGCGTGGAGGGTATCCACCTTTACACCATGAACAACGCAGGGGTAGCCCGCGCCATCTTCGATCGGGTCTCCACGCTGTTCACCGTGTGA